One genomic segment of Vibrio quintilis includes these proteins:
- a CDS encoding AvrE-family type 3 secretion system effector, with amino-acid sequence MRIQSTSLHHIDQIQATSSQRHHSLHLVQKNKVAQHGEVISLARQGSQSTAPTQLTQRTTTPDNQPVARTKNQTLSGLKRFFGFGTGKEKATSSEIQPEQRATQALSHRQSLGDLFAAEDSRRQEPLSSASATDASMTSDAEDPEVTQHFEAFKQRQAVAEAARHLPAIEESAHEGVDTDIIGTHTELNQHFQVYQQRKEQIKQQNHLPAIEEGDHEGIDPEQGKVLETPRFNLKNGRLMPDKEMSPAVATILTAAFNEPSRHYIAHESHQDGQEQLMLDKQGRVFEIASHSETGLIALHSSTPMINPQKVPESLHTHLTQSGQPVGEKSYLSVATGVHTDDQGRHFRMHHSQLHQLNDQGVWEKHDSDISQLSTQGDHQLYGLKNKQQLVSISSGQEGEDTGQEITSFSMSQSGRIACLLKQEDDQPGKLTIMTSLTAKADETTELTTHLHASSSSETALHLAKVGMTDDQLFAIDQKNNLLAAPLPASGKEAHFKPVDTTRLKHLLGQDIQFEGFTHHGEGGISLLAKDKHDHTHACPLNPNKQTFRPGWNLTDVLHLDNQQGLMPAGEDKIHVQNFGQRGELAAHDGKLFAKDKMTRQWVKVDDKIEGLHRGRDGLPYAIKDGELKKITFQQKTETIGFGHSDMFTLSQSRGKPKLDEGPKGTPEGKIKAAAVLNNHRHITLDENGQLTYTRLKPGTEKPAHPPLNISQHGVSGEIKQLSVDESQTLHALTEDGKLFTLQARDWQRPHRQETDIQWQEHTLPELPEGQQITHLDLNASRQITLTTDQGETLSKVQDQWKTNTSTEAQVQDNSQSSIRDQLFDHLSAGTKNFKLNKHGGQYQVTAEAGGFSGLESHQVSTSFKSRLKAHVFKPTLEVPRPLTTAANSVQHTWKGRAGLTGLYQQEQRMFKMLDKHTEQLASGLLPPRPDKDIKTRIDQLETGEAGASLKEQLEAFRNELEQSAHSRLLSLGQHQGILNDSGAVKTDYQPPRFKAATQALNPNRSGHDLSAELLNTWKHAPSSEQSHPEKLLQQFTDNKLNMSHQKTEIPLGRQRDPNDQMALVKSRLVLDTMAMQKLDHLLNAAELMGDLSDGESIDLLQQQLSEIRDDFYGKNQIKHFTDQGMQSHQDAEANYDATKYFIRVFNDSEHGVNQITKAALEATDQTELNQKMKSLLHSLKSSDSVAINRNYGAETAGAFIPAPLLDHIVGMFPTGGAGIARNYDISFSGQDNDSIQVTISSNFGYSGKLGFGAAKDVLPEISGKSASELSKKFNDGQQTFRPGAVLVASLTASGSKVTHNEVSFTVQGKDIDQFIDGLTNGKITPDQLVNKGIEHTSTHGNKWNFSLDLALTAQARAGADMAKSGQLSNSDRLGAGISASVNLAGVNKEKMHKHGLENSATSQADKSGLFNSASASASVGLTSVNIHKDENGLLPVSANVQAAVSVSIDNSVSVKGEVKTAPAAPVSHTAIKTMFDSLEKAFPDVQNKTALKAAKAQETPAKQLEALNQHFFGNHQITPVNDKQYDALNKIRSHTTQQKAADQQADMMSEPKAVISHSNPAHLDKAGMIDFLSASLGSGNKMAVARQVHHLMEQDPGFTELLNRARSGKNAKTSVTLELKDDVKLRLEEAFVQGKISLKDIQKALENPENRRIKSIGVTESRQHKEGFSSPVALAGGTSSNSISMGRDAGTITFKYGASQNMPKGYELSGEVVHSEPELAQAIRTLKMEGLDVRA; translated from the coding sequence ATGAGAATTCAAAGTACCAGCCTTCATCATATTGATCAGATACAGGCAACATCCAGTCAAAGACATCATTCTCTTCATCTGGTACAAAAAAATAAAGTGGCTCAGCATGGTGAAGTCATTTCCCTTGCCCGTCAGGGCAGTCAGTCCACTGCACCGACACAACTGACTCAACGGACCACAACGCCGGATAACCAGCCCGTCGCGCGAACGAAAAACCAGACATTATCCGGACTAAAGCGCTTCTTTGGTTTTGGTACAGGTAAAGAGAAAGCCACCTCTTCAGAGATCCAGCCGGAACAAAGAGCCACACAAGCCCTGTCTCACCGGCAATCGCTGGGCGATTTATTTGCCGCGGAAGACAGCAGACGACAAGAACCGCTGTCATCCGCTTCTGCCACTGACGCAAGTATGACTTCAGATGCTGAAGATCCGGAAGTCACACAACACTTTGAAGCTTTCAAACAACGTCAGGCAGTGGCTGAAGCAGCCAGACATCTGCCGGCAATTGAAGAGAGTGCTCATGAAGGCGTGGACACTGACATTATTGGTACCCATACAGAACTGAATCAGCACTTTCAGGTATATCAGCAACGCAAAGAGCAAATAAAGCAACAAAATCATCTGCCTGCGATTGAAGAAGGTGACCATGAAGGCATTGATCCGGAGCAGGGAAAAGTGCTGGAAACGCCCCGCTTCAACCTCAAAAATGGCCGGCTGATGCCGGATAAAGAGATGTCACCCGCTGTCGCAACGATTCTGACAGCTGCATTCAATGAACCCTCCCGCCACTACATTGCCCATGAAAGTCATCAGGACGGACAAGAGCAACTGATGCTGGACAAACAGGGACGGGTTTTTGAAATCGCCAGTCATTCTGAAACCGGTCTGATTGCGCTGCACAGTTCAACCCCCATGATCAATCCGCAAAAGGTGCCCGAATCTCTGCACACGCACCTGACACAATCGGGTCAGCCGGTGGGAGAAAAAAGTTACCTGTCGGTTGCAACCGGCGTCCACACAGACGATCAGGGCCGGCACTTCCGGATGCATCACAGTCAACTGCATCAGTTAAATGATCAGGGCGTCTGGGAAAAACATGACAGCGATATCAGCCAGCTGTCAACGCAGGGAGACCACCAGCTCTATGGCCTGAAAAACAAACAACAGCTGGTCAGTATCAGTTCCGGTCAGGAGGGTGAAGACACCGGTCAGGAGATCACCAGTTTCAGTATGAGCCAATCCGGCAGAATTGCCTGCCTGCTTAAGCAGGAAGACGACCAGCCCGGAAAATTAACCATCATGACCTCACTGACGGCCAAAGCGGATGAAACGACAGAACTGACCACTCATCTGCATGCTTCATCCTCATCAGAGACTGCCCTCCACCTGGCAAAAGTCGGCATGACTGATGACCAGTTATTTGCCATCGATCAGAAAAACAACCTGCTGGCGGCACCGCTACCGGCATCAGGAAAAGAAGCTCACTTTAAGCCGGTCGACACGACCCGGCTGAAACATCTGCTGGGTCAGGATATTCAGTTTGAAGGATTTACTCACCACGGTGAAGGCGGTATTTCCCTGCTGGCCAAAGACAAACACGATCACACCCATGCCTGTCCGCTGAATCCGAACAAACAAACCTTCCGGCCCGGCTGGAATTTAACCGATGTGCTGCATCTGGATAATCAGCAGGGACTGATGCCCGCCGGCGAGGACAAAATCCATGTGCAAAACTTCGGCCAGAGAGGCGAGCTGGCTGCCCATGACGGTAAGCTGTTTGCGAAAGACAAGATGACCCGTCAATGGGTGAAAGTCGATGATAAAATTGAAGGATTACACCGGGGCAGAGATGGTCTGCCCTATGCCATCAAAGATGGTGAATTAAAGAAAATCACCTTTCAGCAAAAAACCGAAACCATCGGCTTTGGCCACAGCGATATGTTTACCCTGAGTCAGTCCCGCGGTAAGCCGAAACTCGATGAAGGTCCGAAAGGCACACCCGAAGGAAAAATCAAAGCCGCCGCAGTCCTCAATAATCACCGCCATATCACATTGGATGAAAATGGCCAGCTGACTTATACCCGGCTCAAACCCGGCACAGAAAAACCGGCTCATCCGCCACTGAATATCAGCCAGCATGGCGTGTCCGGAGAAATCAAACAACTGAGTGTTGACGAAAGTCAGACACTGCACGCACTCACGGAGGATGGAAAATTATTTACGCTGCAAGCCCGCGACTGGCAAAGACCCCATCGTCAGGAAACGGATATTCAGTGGCAGGAACATACCTTACCTGAATTGCCGGAAGGCCAGCAAATCACGCATCTGGATCTGAATGCCAGTCGTCAGATCACCCTGACGACCGATCAGGGTGAAACGCTATCCAAAGTGCAGGATCAGTGGAAAACGAACACATCAACAGAAGCTCAGGTACAGGATAACAGCCAGAGCAGCATCCGGGATCAGCTCTTTGATCATTTATCAGCCGGAACCAAAAACTTTAAACTGAACAAGCATGGCGGACAATATCAGGTCACGGCAGAAGCCGGTGGCTTTTCCGGGCTGGAAAGCCATCAGGTCAGCACCAGCTTTAAATCCCGGCTGAAAGCTCACGTGTTTAAACCAACGCTGGAAGTCCCCCGTCCGCTCACAACCGCTGCCAATTCAGTTCAGCATACCTGGAAAGGCCGGGCAGGCTTAACCGGTCTGTATCAACAAGAACAACGTATGTTTAAAATGCTCGATAAACATACGGAACAACTGGCATCCGGGCTGCTGCCGCCCAGACCGGATAAAGATATCAAAACCAGAATTGATCAGTTAGAGACCGGAGAAGCAGGCGCTTCTCTGAAAGAGCAGCTGGAAGCATTTCGCAACGAGCTGGAACAAAGTGCACACAGCCGTTTACTGTCACTTGGTCAGCATCAGGGCATTCTCAATGATAGCGGAGCAGTCAAAACGGATTATCAGCCACCGCGCTTTAAAGCAGCCACACAGGCCCTGAATCCAAACCGTTCCGGGCATGATCTGAGTGCCGAACTGTTAAATACATGGAAACACGCCCCCTCATCCGAACAAAGTCATCCGGAGAAACTGCTGCAGCAGTTTACCGATAATAAACTGAACATGAGTCACCAGAAAACGGAGATCCCGCTGGGTCGTCAGCGGGATCCGAATGATCAGATGGCGCTGGTCAAATCCCGCCTGGTGCTCGACACCATGGCCATGCAAAAACTGGATCACTTACTCAACGCAGCCGAACTGATGGGTGATCTCTCAGATGGCGAAAGCATTGATTTGCTGCAACAGCAATTATCAGAAATCCGCGACGACTTCTACGGAAAAAACCAGATCAAACATTTCACCGATCAGGGCATGCAAAGTCATCAGGATGCGGAAGCCAATTATGATGCCACCAAATATTTCATCCGGGTTTTCAATGACTCAGAACATGGCGTTAACCAAATCACCAAAGCTGCGCTGGAAGCCACAGATCAAACCGAACTGAATCAAAAGATGAAGTCACTGCTTCACTCGTTAAAATCCTCTGACTCGGTCGCAATTAACCGGAATTACGGCGCAGAAACGGCCGGCGCTTTTATACCTGCCCCCTTACTGGATCATATTGTCGGTATGTTTCCAACCGGCGGTGCCGGTATTGCAAGAAACTATGACATCAGTTTTAGCGGGCAGGATAATGACAGTATTCAGGTGACGATCAGCAGTAACTTTGGTTATTCAGGAAAACTGGGATTCGGTGCCGCCAAAGATGTCCTGCCGGAAATCAGCGGCAAGTCTGCCAGTGAACTGAGTAAAAAATTCAACGATGGTCAGCAAACCTTCAGACCCGGTGCTGTTCTGGTTGCCAGCCTGACTGCCAGCGGGAGTAAAGTGACGCATAATGAGGTCAGTTTCACTGTACAGGGCAAAGACATCGATCAGTTCATTGATGGCCTGACTAACGGGAAAATTACGCCGGATCAGCTGGTGAATAAAGGCATAGAGCATACCTCAACTCATGGTAACAAATGGAATTTCAGCCTGGATCTGGCACTCACAGCGCAGGCCCGTGCCGGGGCTGATATGGCCAAATCAGGTCAGTTATCCAATTCTGACCGGCTGGGTGCCGGTATCAGCGCTTCAGTGAATCTGGCAGGGGTAAACAAGGAAAAGATGCACAAGCACGGCCTTGAAAACTCAGCCACCAGTCAGGCTGATAAAAGTGGTCTGTTCAATTCCGCCAGTGCATCGGCCTCTGTTGGCCTGACTTCAGTCAATATTCATAAGGATGAAAATGGCTTATTGCCGGTATCAGCCAATGTTCAGGCCGCAGTGTCGGTTTCCATCGATAACTCAGTCAGTGTGAAAGGTGAAGTCAAAACAGCGCCGGCTGCACCGGTTTCTCATACGGCAATAAAAACCATGTTTGATAGTCTCGAAAAAGCATTTCCGGACGTGCAAAATAAAACGGCACTCAAAGCAGCAAAGGCACAGGAAACCCCGGCAAAACAGCTTGAAGCACTCAATCAGCACTTTTTTGGCAACCATCAAATCACACCGGTGAACGACAAACAGTATGATGCCCTGAATAAAATACGCAGTCATACCACACAGCAGAAGGCAGCCGATCAACAGGCTGACATGATGTCCGAGCCCAAAGCGGTGATCAGCCACAGCAATCCGGCCCACCTCGATAAAGCCGGAATGATTGATTTTCTCAGTGCTTCACTCGGATCCGGTAATAAAATGGCGGTCGCCAGACAGGTTCACCATTTAATGGAACAGGACCCGGGATTTACGGAACTTCTGAACCGGGCCCGATCAGGAAAAAATGCCAAAACATCTGTGACACTGGAGTTGAAAGATGACGTCAAACTCCGGCTGGAAGAAGCGTTTGTTCAGGGAAAAATATCACTGAAAGATATTCAGAAAGCGCTGGAAAATCCGGAAAACAGACGAATTAAATCAATTGGTGTGACAGAAAGCAGGCAGCATAAAGAAGGCTTTAGTTCACCGGTCGCTCTGGCAGGCGGAACCAGCAGCAACAGCATATCAATGGGCCGGGATGCAGGTACGATCACGTTCAAATACGGTGCCAGCCAGAATATGCCTAAAGGGTATGAGTTATCCGGCGAAGTCGTTCATTCTGAACCTGAGCTGGCACAGGCGATTCGTACGCTGAAGATGGAAGGGCTGGATGTTCGTGCATAA
- a CDS encoding pectate lyase: MQTFGSVAGSGQLNQREKTAMINLNLRISSTADGLNELAAPQQSDKTPALQDAGANNQQQGSDKVSSMLSELIMALLETLLKQGQNGETQEGSPQNSLGNTGKADNVMQNLGSDLMKNAIQQSGNGEGQVSAPTQPLTKEIGKMMDNNPGTFGHPQSPQSGSAPALSEQSPLSSAASADTGEAGSASPTGSVSHTMFPEAASDATVINEPIVVKAGETFDGKGKTFTASSKLGDGGQSEDQKPLFILEDGASLKNVVLGDNEADGIHVRGDAKLDNVHWTNVGEDALTMKKSGTIEISNSSAKGADDKIFQLNAPGKLILDNVQADDFGKLVRTNGGQQGDWDIQLNNVTATNGKHALVQSDSNSVSVTAHNVKTENVKGMYKLPDSGALHIS; this comes from the coding sequence ATGCAAACCTTCGGATCCGTTGCAGGTTCCGGCCAGCTCAATCAAAGAGAGAAAACAGCAATGATTAATCTTAATTTACGTATTTCTTCGACTGCAGACGGTTTAAACGAACTTGCCGCACCTCAGCAGTCAGACAAAACACCAGCGCTTCAGGATGCCGGTGCAAACAACCAGCAACAAGGCAGCGATAAAGTCTCCTCCATGCTTTCAGAGCTGATTATGGCTTTGCTGGAAACCTTACTCAAACAAGGCCAGAACGGAGAGACTCAGGAAGGCAGCCCGCAAAACAGCCTGGGTAATACCGGAAAAGCTGACAATGTCATGCAGAATCTGGGCTCGGATCTGATGAAAAATGCCATTCAGCAAAGCGGCAACGGTGAGGGACAGGTCTCTGCACCCACGCAACCGCTGACCAAAGAAATCGGCAAAATGATGGATAACAATCCGGGTACTTTTGGTCATCCGCAATCACCTCAGAGCGGCAGTGCTCCGGCATTGAGTGAACAGAGTCCGCTTTCATCAGCAGCGTCTGCTGACACGGGTGAGGCAGGTTCAGCCAGCCCGACAGGCAGTGTCAGCCACACCATGTTCCCGGAGGCGGCTTCAGATGCGACCGTGATTAACGAACCCATCGTGGTGAAAGCCGGGGAAACATTCGATGGCAAAGGCAAAACATTCACGGCCAGCAGTAAACTCGGCGATGGTGGTCAGTCTGAAGATCAAAAACCCCTGTTTATTCTTGAAGACGGTGCTTCCCTGAAAAATGTCGTACTGGGAGATAACGAAGCCGATGGCATTCATGTCCGGGGAGATGCAAAACTTGATAATGTGCACTGGACCAATGTCGGGGAAGATGCCCTGACGATGAAAAAAAGCGGCACCATCGAAATATCCAACAGCAGTGCCAAAGGTGCTGACGATAAAATCTTCCAGCTGAATGCCCCCGGTAAACTCATTTTAGATAATGTGCAGGCCGATGATTTTGGCAAACTGGTACGCACCAACGGCGGACAGCAGGGTGACTGGGATATTCAGCTGAACAATGTCACCGCCACGAATGGTAAACATGCGCTGGTCCAGAGTGACAGTAACAGTGTCAGCGTCACCGCACATAACGTCAAAACTGAAAATGTGAAAGGCATGTACAAGCTGCCGGACTCAGGCGCATTACATATTTCGTAA
- the tnpA gene encoding IS200/IS605 family transposase, which yields MGDYRSSSHVYWRCKYHIVWTPKYRFKILKGNVGKELYRSIYILCNMKDCEVLELNVQQDHVHLVVIVPPKVSISTLMGMLKGRSAIRLFNKFPHIRKKLWGNHFWARGYFVDTVGVNEEIIRRYVRHQDKKDQEYEAQLELKMN from the coding sequence ATGGGCGACTATAGAAGTTCATCACATGTCTATTGGCGTTGTAAATACCATATAGTTTGGACGCCGAAATACAGATTCAAGATCCTGAAAGGTAACGTAGGTAAGGAGCTTTATCGCTCAATCTATATTTTATGCAATATGAAAGATTGCGAGGTCTTGGAACTAAATGTTCAGCAAGATCATGTTCATCTGGTTGTGATAGTTCCACCAAAAGTGTCTATCTCAACGTTGATGGGGATGTTGAAAGGACGTTCGGCAATCCGGTTGTTTAACAAATTCCCGCATATAAGAAAGAAGCTCTGGGGAAATCATTTTTGGGCAAGAGGTTACTTTGTCGATACGGTTGGCGTAAATGAAGAAATCATCAGACGTTACGTCAGACACCAAGATAAGAAAGATCAAGAATACGAGGCGCAGTTAGAGTTGAAGATGAACTAA
- a CDS encoding IS4 family transposase, which yields MLAHWLIDVDDFASPESLALFQKELPLEWINQALDETNKASMRRRKLPAELVVWLVVGIGLYRDRPITDVLDKLDLKLSNSLGESIAPSAIPQARKRLTAKPLEALFSLTAEHWTGAEDNKDTWYGLRLFSVDGTQFRTHDTSPLAEHFHYVKHSKTRHTEYPIVRLCALCSLRSRLLYNVAFGPSSTGEVNYAKQLIPSVPANSLTIFDRCYLSAELMINWSRQHGSSHWMTPIKSNTQYEVIEQLDEEGRDLIVEMSVSQHALRQDPSLPEKWQARLVLYPEQEQPNHIKGLLTSLTDSQYSLQSLLDVYFERWEVENSYGEIKHDMLEDEVLLRSQSVEGVEQEIWGILIAYNLVRLEISRIAKEAGVSPLRISFMMALRDIQDELMWCAIASPGSIPKKLRAMRERVKRYILPERKKRPKSRTVRISKTRYPVRSKHLK from the coding sequence ATGTTGGCTCACTGGCTTATTGATGTTGATGACTTTGCTTCTCCGGAATCTCTTGCACTCTTTCAAAAAGAGCTTCCACTAGAGTGGATAAATCAAGCACTTGATGAAACAAATAAAGCGAGCATGAGGCGGCGAAAGCTACCTGCTGAGCTCGTAGTCTGGCTCGTTGTTGGAATTGGTTTGTACCGTGACCGGCCTATTACTGATGTACTTGATAAATTAGATCTGAAGCTTTCTAATTCTCTGGGAGAGTCCATTGCTCCAAGCGCTATACCCCAAGCAAGAAAGCGATTAACAGCCAAACCTCTCGAAGCCCTATTCTCTTTAACAGCCGAGCATTGGACAGGTGCGGAAGACAATAAAGATACATGGTATGGGCTGAGACTTTTCTCGGTCGATGGCACCCAGTTTAGAACGCATGATACCAGTCCTCTGGCCGAACATTTTCATTACGTTAAACACAGCAAAACTCGCCATACCGAATACCCTATTGTCAGATTATGTGCACTTTGCTCCCTACGCAGCCGTCTACTCTATAATGTTGCTTTTGGCCCAAGTTCTACAGGCGAAGTGAACTATGCAAAGCAGCTCATTCCCTCAGTTCCTGCCAACTCCCTTACTATTTTTGACCGATGCTACCTAAGTGCAGAGCTGATGATTAACTGGTCACGACAACACGGTTCAAGCCATTGGATGACCCCGATAAAATCTAATACTCAGTATGAAGTTATCGAACAGCTGGATGAGGAGGGTCGAGATTTAATAGTGGAGATGAGCGTCTCTCAACATGCATTAAGGCAAGACCCGAGCCTACCTGAAAAATGGCAAGCAAGGCTCGTTCTTTACCCGGAGCAAGAGCAACCCAACCATATCAAAGGGCTCCTTACCTCTCTAACCGACAGCCAGTATAGTCTCCAATCTCTGCTTGATGTCTATTTTGAGCGGTGGGAAGTTGAGAACAGCTACGGCGAAATAAAGCACGATATGCTTGAGGATGAAGTGTTACTGCGAAGCCAGTCAGTTGAGGGAGTGGAACAAGAAATATGGGGAATACTTATCGCCTACAACCTTGTTCGTTTGGAGATAAGCCGTATTGCTAAAGAGGCAGGGGTATCACCTTTGCGGATCAGTTTTATGATGGCGCTTCGAGATATCCAGGACGAGCTCATGTGGTGTGCAATAGCTTCACCAGGCTCGATCCCCAAAAAACTGAGGGCGATGCGTGAACGTGTAAAACGCTACATCTTGCCTGAGCGAAAAAAACGGCCCAAATCAAGGACCGTTCGTATAAGTAAGACCCGCTATCCAGTTCGCTCCAAGCACCTTAAGTGA